In Caproiciproducens sp. NJN-50, the following are encoded in one genomic region:
- the dnaN gene encoding DNA polymerase III subunit beta, with the protein MKITCDKQKLNEAVLNIQRAVSSKSSIPALEGILIQAKDNTVQLCGYDLELGITTYFDCNTEENGSIVLSARLLSEIVRRLPAATVTIMTDEKQMTTIQSGETEYSIVGIPAQEYPELPAVGGENTLKVQSGILRSMIRQTLFAVAENDAKPIHTGTLFELETDCLRLVSVDGYRLAIREEPIKCESKTNFVVPGKTLGEVLKLLGDDDNEVELQIGRRHILFSIQNYTVISRLLEGEFLDYRAAVPNECSTELKVSTQSFISSVERVSLLITDRLKSPVRCIFEENEIRVSCSTAIGRANDKLDAQITGSSLEMGFNNRFLLDALRNTECDEVRVQLNGPLSPMRILPREGNAFLFLVLPVRLKNTGE; encoded by the coding sequence ATGAAAATAACCTGCGACAAGCAAAAGCTGAACGAAGCCGTGTTGAATATCCAAAGGGCGGTCTCCTCCAAATCTTCCATCCCTGCCCTGGAAGGAATTCTGATCCAGGCCAAGGACAACACCGTACAGCTCTGCGGCTACGATCTGGAGCTTGGCATCACAACTTACTTTGACTGCAATACCGAAGAAAACGGAAGCATCGTCCTGAGCGCCAGACTCCTCAGCGAAATCGTCCGCCGCCTCCCGGCGGCAACCGTCACCATCATGACGGATGAAAAACAAATGACAACCATCCAAAGCGGAGAAACCGAATACTCCATCGTCGGAATCCCCGCTCAGGAATACCCCGAACTCCCGGCCGTCGGCGGAGAAAACACCTTGAAAGTACAAAGCGGCATCCTGCGTAGCATGATTCGCCAAACCCTGTTCGCCGTGGCGGAAAACGACGCGAAACCAATCCACACCGGAACTCTGTTCGAACTGGAAACCGACTGCCTCCGGCTCGTTTCCGTCGACGGTTACCGGCTCGCCATCAGGGAAGAACCGATCAAATGCGAATCAAAAACAAATTTCGTCGTTCCGGGCAAGACACTCGGAGAAGTTTTAAAACTGCTTGGCGACGACGACAACGAAGTGGAACTTCAAATCGGCAGGCGCCACATTTTGTTCAGCATTCAAAACTACACAGTCATTTCACGGCTCCTGGAAGGCGAATTTCTCGATTATCGCGCCGCGGTGCCAAACGAATGCTCAACGGAGCTGAAGGTCTCGACGCAAAGTTTCATCAGCAGCGTGGAACGTGTTTCCCTTCTGATCACCGACCGGCTGAAAAGCCCGGTGCGGTGCATATTCGAAGAAAATGAGATCCGCGTTTCCTGCTCGACGGCAATCGGCCGCGCGAACGACAAACTCGATGCACAGATCACAGGCAGTTCGCTGGAAATGGGATTTAACAACCGCTTTCTTCTCGACGCGCTGCGCAACACGGAATGCGACGAGGTCCGTGTCCAGCTGAACGGACCTCTCAGTCCCATGCGGATTCTCCCCCGGGAAGGGAATGCGTTTTTGTTTCTCGTGCTTCCAGTCCGCCTGAAAAATACCGGAGAATGA
- a CDS encoding RNA-binding S4 domain-containing protein: protein MKEEKIIIRTEFIRLDSFLKLAGAFETGGQAKYAVQSGQVLVNGEVCTMRGKKMRPGDRAQVGQSVYEVCSP from the coding sequence ATGAAAGAAGAAAAGATCATCATACGGACGGAATTTATCCGGCTCGACTCTTTTCTAAAGCTGGCGGGAGCCTTTGAAACCGGCGGGCAGGCCAAATACGCCGTTCAAAGCGGTCAGGTGCTGGTAAACGGAGAGGTCTGCACCATGCGCGGGAAAAAAATGAGGCCCGGTGACCGCGCCCAGGTCGGGCAATCCGTTTATGAGGTATGCTCCCCGTGA
- the recF gene encoding DNA replication/repair protein RecF (All proteins in this family for which functions are known are DNA-binding proteins that assist the filamentation of RecA onto DNA for the initiation of recombination or recombinational repair.), producing MKVQRLSWKNFRNLPAGEFDPCGEVNVIFGQNAQGKTNLLEAMWLFTGERSFRSAKDAELVLREEPSARLKMDFYSEGREQTAQITVADGRRSAELNGVPKGACSALTGKFCAVVFSPEHLALVRGGPALRRSFVDSALCQIKPGYVSLLSGYNRTLFQRNALLKDIPRHAELMDTLSIWDDRLCQFGERIVRQRTAYLDALASPAAGFYSGISADRETLSLRYLKSADDLRQTLSDSRREDLLNGHTGAGPHRDDVEITVDGMSARAYASQGQKRSAVLALKLAEAELLNRMNGERPVVFLDDVMSELDSQRQDYLLNHLSEFQVFLTCCEPGAARLMKSGALFQMENGVLSVRQPL from the coding sequence GTGAAAGTTCAGCGGCTCTCATGGAAGAATTTCCGAAATCTCCCGGCCGGCGAATTTGATCCCTGCGGCGAAGTCAATGTGATTTTTGGGCAAAACGCGCAGGGAAAAACCAATCTCCTGGAAGCGATGTGGCTTTTTACCGGAGAGCGGTCTTTCCGCTCTGCGAAGGATGCCGAGCTGGTCCTCCGAGAAGAACCGTCGGCCCGGCTGAAGATGGATTTTTACAGTGAAGGGCGGGAGCAGACCGCGCAGATCACGGTGGCGGACGGCCGCCGCTCTGCGGAACTCAACGGTGTGCCGAAGGGAGCGTGTTCCGCCCTGACCGGAAAATTCTGTGCGGTCGTTTTTTCACCGGAACATCTTGCGCTGGTCCGCGGCGGCCCGGCCCTGCGCAGAAGCTTCGTCGATTCCGCTCTCTGCCAGATAAAACCGGGCTATGTGTCGCTTCTTTCCGGTTACAACCGCACGCTGTTCCAGCGCAATGCGCTGCTGAAAGATATTCCGCGCCACGCGGAGCTGATGGATACTCTGTCCATCTGGGACGACAGGCTCTGTCAGTTTGGGGAAAGGATCGTTCGCCAGAGGACGGCGTATCTCGACGCACTCGCCTCCCCCGCCGCCGGGTTCTATTCCGGAATCAGCGCGGACCGGGAAACCTTGTCGCTCCGCTATCTCAAAAGCGCGGATGATCTTCGGCAGACGCTCTCCGACAGCCGACGGGAAGACCTTTTGAACGGGCACACCGGAGCCGGTCCCCACAGGGACGACGTTGAAATTACCGTCGACGGGATGAGCGCGCGGGCCTACGCCTCTCAGGGACAGAAGCGCAGCGCCGTTCTCGCGCTGAAGCTGGCGGAGGCGGAACTGCTCAACCGCATGAACGGTGAAAGGCCGGTTGTTTTTCTCGACGATGTCATGAGCGAACTGGACTCTCAGCGGCAGGATTATCTTCTGAACCACCTTTCGGAATTTCAGGTTTTTCTGACATGCTGTGAACCCGGCGCGGCGCGGCTGATGAAAAGCGGAGCTCTGTTTCAGATGGAAAACGGCGTGCTTTCCGTCCGGCAACCGCTCTGA
- the remB gene encoding extracellular matrix regulator RemB: protein MYLHLGQDTVVLMKNIIGIFDMETSTISRTTRDTLAAAQKSGNVVNVSMEMPKSFVLCREGNKTTFYITQISSSTLLKRTGFTDEISNL from the coding sequence ATGTATCTTCATTTAGGACAGGACACCGTAGTTCTCATGAAAAATATCATCGGAATTTTTGACATGGAGACATCGACGATTTCCAGAACAACGCGCGACACGCTCGCGGCGGCGCAGAAATCCGGAAATGTTGTGAATGTTTCGATGGAAATGCCGAAATCCTTCGTCCTTTGCAGAGAAGGGAATAAAACGACGTTCTATATTACGCAGATTTCATCTTCAACGCTGCTAAAACGAACCGGATTCACCGATGAAATTTCAAATCTTTAA
- the gyrB gene encoding DNA topoisomerase (ATP-hydrolyzing) subunit B, whose translation MEFGKVTQTNSEYDESEIQVLEGLEAVRKRPGMYIGSTGPRGLHHLVYEIVDNAIDEALAGYCDKIEVGILPGDVICVTDNGRGIPVGIHHQVGIPTVTVVYTMLHAGGKFGGGGYKVSGGLHGVGASVVNALSEWLEVEVFKDGVVYFQRFERGKPVTELEQRGKTDKVGTRVRFQADPEIFRETTAYDYETLQTRLREQAFLNAGVRIVLADERNPENRREDDFHYEGGISSFVEYINKKKAVEVIHPDVIYFSAIAPDESATAEVAMQYNDSYNELMLSFANDIHTTDGGTHEDGFRRALTRVMNDYGRKFNILKESDKNLSGDDFREGLTVIISVKLREAQFEGQTKARLGNTEIGTLVNSMVSEKLSVYLEENPAAARAIFDKAMAASHAREAARKARDMVRRKSALENASLPGKLADCQSRNPDETEIYIVEGDSAGGSAKGGRDRRYQAILPLWGKMLNVEKARLDKVYGNEKLMPIVTALGCGIGEEFDLNKLRYGKIIIMADADVDGSHIRTLLLTFFFRFMKPLVEEGHVYLAQPPLYRLTKTKKHYYAYTDKERDQLMKEFISGYDIQRYKGLGEMDPEQLWETTMNPETRMMLRVEVEDAAAADEAFTILMGDKVEPRREFIEQNAKYVQNLDV comes from the coding sequence TTGGAGTTTGGCAAGGTCACACAGACGAACAGCGAATACGACGAAAGTGAAATACAGGTTCTGGAAGGACTGGAAGCCGTCCGGAAACGCCCCGGCATGTATATCGGCTCCACCGGGCCGCGCGGACTGCATCATCTGGTTTACGAGATTGTGGACAACGCGATCGACGAAGCTCTCGCGGGCTACTGCGACAAAATCGAAGTGGGAATCCTTCCCGGAGACGTGATCTGTGTCACCGATAATGGGCGCGGCATTCCTGTCGGCATCCATCACCAGGTCGGCATCCCGACCGTCACAGTTGTCTACACTATGCTGCACGCGGGCGGAAAATTCGGAGGAGGAGGATACAAGGTCTCCGGCGGGCTGCACGGCGTCGGCGCGAGCGTCGTCAACGCGCTTTCCGAGTGGCTGGAAGTTGAAGTTTTCAAGGACGGGGTCGTCTATTTTCAGCGGTTTGAGCGGGGAAAACCGGTCACGGAGCTGGAGCAGCGGGGAAAAACAGATAAAGTCGGCACTCGCGTCCGCTTTCAGGCGGACCCTGAAATTTTCAGGGAAACCACGGCTTATGATTATGAAACGCTGCAGACCCGGCTGAGGGAACAGGCGTTTTTAAACGCGGGGGTCCGCATTGTCCTGGCGGATGAACGGAACCCGGAGAACCGCCGCGAAGACGATTTTCACTACGAGGGCGGAATCAGCAGCTTTGTCGAATACATCAACAAAAAAAAAGCGGTCGAGGTCATCCATCCGGACGTCATTTATTTTTCCGCGATCGCGCCGGATGAATCCGCGACGGCGGAAGTCGCCATGCAGTACAACGATTCTTACAACGAGCTGATGCTTTCGTTCGCGAACGATATCCACACGACCGACGGCGGTACGCACGAGGACGGCTTCCGCCGCGCCCTGACGCGCGTGATGAACGATTACGGACGGAAATTCAATATTTTAAAAGAGAGCGACAAGAACCTTTCCGGCGATGACTTCCGCGAAGGGCTTACCGTCATTATCAGCGTCAAGCTGCGGGAAGCTCAGTTCGAGGGCCAGACCAAGGCGCGCCTTGGCAACACCGAGATCGGGACGCTGGTCAACTCGATGGTTTCGGAAAAGCTGTCGGTTTATCTGGAAGAGAATCCCGCCGCGGCGCGCGCGATTTTCGACAAGGCGATGGCGGCTTCCCACGCGCGAGAAGCTGCGCGGAAGGCGCGCGACATGGTGCGGCGCAAGTCCGCGCTGGAGAACGCTTCCCTTCCCGGCAAACTGGCCGACTGCCAGAGCCGGAACCCGGATGAAACCGAGATCTACATCGTCGAAGGCGATTCGGCGGGCGGTTCCGCGAAGGGAGGGCGCGACCGCCGGTATCAGGCGATTCTTCCCCTTTGGGGAAAGATGCTGAATGTGGAAAAAGCCAGGCTAGACAAAGTTTACGGCAACGAAAAGCTGATGCCGATCGTCACCGCGCTCGGCTGCGGCATCGGTGAGGAATTCGACCTGAACAAACTGCGCTACGGCAAAATCATCATCATGGCCGATGCCGATGTCGACGGTTCCCACATCCGCACACTGCTTTTGACGTTCTTTTTCCGGTTTATGAAGCCGCTGGTGGAAGAGGGCCATGTCTACCTTGCGCAGCCGCCGCTTTACCGCCTGACCAAAACAAAAAAGCACTATTATGCCTACACGGACAAAGAACGCGACCAGCTGATGAAGGAATTCATCTCCGGATATGATATTCAGCGGTATAAAGGCCTGGGCGAAATGGACCCGGAACAGCTTTGGGAGACCACGATGAATCCGGAAACCCGGATGATGCTGCGTGTGGAGGTGGAGGACGCAGCCGCCGCGGATGAGGCGTTCACCATCCTGATGGGCGATAAGGTTGAGCCGCGCCGGGAATTTATCGAGCAGAACGCGAAATATGTACAGAACCTCGATGTCTGA